From the Pseudomonas sp. SORT22 genome, one window contains:
- a CDS encoding TetR/AcrR family transcriptional regulator has translation MDAALRCANFEERRDKALELFAEKGFGQVSMRELAAHLGLTAGSLYHHFPSKQHLLFDLIEELFEELLATLNPGRRSQQQTLGEVIAAHWSLHTERPLQFRLAERDLCCLSVEQQARIGQLRQQYESALLRLLAPKATLHGKALQATAHVIANLLNSLPGWLQASQLPQAQGLALMESMLLGGIERTLRGESLNSMA, from the coding sequence ATGGACGCCGCTTTGCGTTGTGCGAACTTTGAAGAGCGGCGTGACAAGGCCCTGGAGCTGTTCGCCGAGAAGGGTTTCGGCCAGGTCAGCATGCGCGAACTGGCCGCCCACCTGGGCCTGACTGCAGGCTCCTTGTACCACCACTTCCCGAGCAAGCAGCACTTGCTGTTCGACCTCATCGAGGAGTTGTTCGAGGAGCTGCTGGCCACCCTTAACCCGGGGCGGCGCAGCCAGCAACAGACCCTCGGCGAGGTGATTGCCGCGCACTGGAGCCTGCATACCGAGCGGCCGCTGCAGTTTCGCCTGGCCGAGCGTGACCTGTGCTGTTTGAGTGTCGAGCAGCAAGCGCGCATCGGCCAACTGCGTCAACAGTATGAAAGCGCCCTGCTGCGCCTGCTGGCGCCCAAGGCAACTCTGCACGGCAAGGCACTGCAAGCCACCGCCCATGTCATCGCCAACCTGCTCAACAGCCTGCCCGGCTGGCTGCAAGCCTCGCAACTGCCCCAGGCCCAGGGCCTGGCGCTGATGGAAAGCATGCTGCTGGGCGGAATCGAGCGGACCCTGCGCGGTGAAAGCCTGAACTCGATGGCCTGA
- a CDS encoding 3-hydroxybutyryl-CoA dehydrogenase, which translates to MSIQNIAVIGAGTMGNGIAQVCAVAGYQVTLIDVSDAALERGLATLRKNLERQVSKQTLAAEDAEAAVARIRTSTDYAQLQQAELVIEAATENLELKLRILKQIAASVSEQCVIATNTSSLSITQLGAAVSQPERFVGVHFFNPVPMMALVEIIRGLQTSDATYAKALALTEKVGKTPISAGNRPGFVVNRILVPMINEAIFVLQEGLASAEDIDTGMRLGCNQPIGPLALADLIGLDTLLAIIEAFHEGYNDSKYRPAPLLKEMVAAGYLGRKSGRGFFTY; encoded by the coding sequence GTGAGTATTCAGAACATTGCAGTAATTGGCGCCGGCACCATGGGCAATGGCATCGCCCAGGTCTGTGCGGTTGCCGGTTACCAGGTCACCTTGATCGACGTTTCCGACGCCGCCCTGGAGCGCGGCCTGGCCACCCTGCGCAAGAACCTCGAGCGCCAGGTCAGCAAGCAGACCCTGGCCGCGGAAGATGCCGAAGCCGCCGTGGCACGCATCCGCACCAGCACCGACTACGCGCAACTGCAACAGGCCGAACTGGTGATCGAGGCGGCCACCGAGAACCTCGAGCTCAAGCTACGCATCCTCAAGCAGATCGCCGCCAGCGTCAGCGAGCAGTGCGTGATCGCCACCAACACCTCGTCGCTGTCGATCACCCAGTTGGGCGCGGCGGTCAGCCAGCCGGAGCGCTTTGTTGGCGTGCACTTCTTCAACCCGGTGCCGATGATGGCCCTGGTCGAGATCATCCGCGGCCTGCAAACCAGTGACGCCACTTACGCCAAGGCCCTGGCCCTGACCGAAAAGGTCGGCAAGACCCCGATCAGCGCCGGCAATCGCCCGGGCTTTGTGGTCAACCGCATCCTGGTGCCGATGATCAACGAGGCGATCTTCGTGCTCCAGGAAGGTCTGGCCAGCGCCGAAGACATCGACACCGGCATGCGCCTTGGCTGCAACCAGCCGATCGGCCCGCTGGCCCTGGCCGACCTGATCGGCCTCGACACCCTGCTGGCGATCATCGAAGCCTTCCACGAAGGCTACAACGACAGCAAGTACCGCCCTGCGCCGCTGCTCAAGGAAATGGTTGCCGCCGGCTACCTGGGGCGTAAAAGCGGTCGCGGCTTTTTCACCTACTAG
- a CDS encoding acetyl-CoA C-acyltransferase family protein has translation MNTPDIYVVSAVRSAIGSFGGALKDLPLADLASSVTRAAIERAGVAPEQIGHVVMGNVIPTEARDAYLARVAAMNAGIPKETPAFNVNRLCGSGLQAIVSAAQSLLLGDAEAVVAAGAESMSRGPYLLPQARWGARMGDLQGIDYMLGILHDPFAGFHMGITAENVAERNGITRQMQDELALTSQRRAARAIAEGRFASQIVPIEIPSRKGPVRFEVDEHVRGEVTAEQLAGMKAVFKKDGTVTAGNASGLNDGAGALVLATGDFVKRHNLQPLARLVAYAHAGVEPELMGLGPVPATRKVLDKAGLSVADLDVIESNEAFAAQACAVAGELGFDPEKVNPNGSGISLGHPVGATGAIIATKAIHELQRIQGRYALATMCIGGGQGIAIVFERV, from the coding sequence ATGAATACCCCGGACATCTATGTAGTCAGCGCTGTACGCTCGGCCATCGGCAGCTTCGGCGGCGCCCTCAAGGACCTGCCCCTGGCGGACCTGGCCAGCAGCGTGACCCGTGCCGCCATCGAACGTGCAGGCGTTGCCCCCGAGCAGATCGGCCATGTGGTCATGGGCAACGTGATTCCGACCGAGGCGCGCGACGCCTACCTTGCGCGGGTAGCGGCCATGAACGCCGGCATTCCCAAGGAAACCCCGGCGTTCAACGTCAACCGCCTGTGTGGCTCGGGCCTGCAGGCCATTGTCTCGGCGGCGCAAAGCCTGCTGCTGGGCGACGCTGAAGCAGTGGTCGCCGCTGGCGCCGAATCCATGAGCCGCGGCCCTTACCTGCTCCCGCAAGCCCGCTGGGGCGCACGCATGGGTGACCTGCAGGGCATCGACTATATGCTCGGCATCCTTCACGACCCGTTCGCCGGCTTTCATATGGGTATCACCGCGGAAAACGTCGCCGAACGCAATGGCATCACCCGCCAGATGCAGGACGAACTGGCCCTGACCAGCCAGCGCCGCGCCGCCCGCGCCATCGCCGAGGGCCGCTTCGCCAGCCAGATCGTGCCGATCGAGATCCCCAGCCGCAAAGGCCCGGTGCGTTTCGAGGTGGATGAACATGTGCGCGGCGAAGTCACCGCAGAGCAACTGGCCGGCATGAAGGCGGTGTTCAAGAAGGACGGTACGGTCACCGCCGGTAATGCCAGCGGCCTGAACGACGGCGCCGGCGCCCTGGTGCTGGCCACAGGTGACTTCGTCAAGCGCCACAACCTGCAGCCGCTGGCACGCCTGGTGGCCTACGCACACGCCGGCGTCGAACCTGAGCTGATGGGCCTGGGCCCGGTACCGGCGACTCGCAAGGTGCTCGACAAGGCCGGCCTGAGCGTTGCCGACCTCGACGTGATCGAATCCAACGAAGCCTTTGCCGCCCAGGCCTGCGCGGTTGCCGGTGAACTGGGCTTCGACCCGGAAAAGGTCAACCCCAACGGCTCGGGCATCTCCCTCGGCCATCCGGTCGGCGCCACCGGGGCGATCATCGCCACCAAGGCCATTCATGAACTGCAGCGCATCCAGGGCCGCTACGCCTTGGCAACCATGTGCATCGGCGGCGGCCAGGGTATCGCCATCGTCTTCGAACGCGTCTGA
- a CDS encoding AraC family transcriptional regulator, with translation MRENDTVAVYFVHTMLHALRAQPARAAALLVEAGIDPAVLQAPGARVPASAFARLWLLLIETLDDEFFNLDSHGMPLGSFALICRGLIQEPNLERALRQCLNNFALFLRDIRGQLTIKGGRAVISLRTGIEDPLSRVYAEETFLALVISLACWLVGRRVVIDRTALADTRPAQDDDPLLWGANVQMGGGRTEIEFAADYLRLPVVQDLAALKTFLRSAPQWLVIRYRNQNGQVAQVYRYLRARQYGQWPTLLAMAERQGLSPSSFRRQLEREGRSYQQIKDEVRRAMAFECLRQTHLSIAEVAEHTGFQEPSAFHRAFKKWTGESPGSYRQRMLSPVIAPPAA, from the coding sequence ATGCGGGAAAACGATACAGTTGCCGTCTATTTCGTCCATACCATGCTCCATGCCCTGCGCGCGCAACCGGCGCGGGCGGCGGCGCTGCTGGTCGAAGCCGGAATCGACCCGGCGGTGCTCCAAGCGCCTGGCGCACGGGTGCCAGCGTCTGCGTTTGCACGCCTGTGGTTGCTGCTGATCGAGACCCTTGACGACGAATTCTTCAACCTCGACAGCCATGGCATGCCGTTGGGCAGCTTTGCCCTGATCTGCCGCGGGCTGATCCAGGAGCCGAACCTGGAAAGGGCGCTGCGCCAGTGCCTGAACAACTTTGCGTTGTTCCTGCGCGATATCCGCGGGCAGTTGACGATCAAGGGTGGGCGCGCGGTGATCAGCCTGCGCACTGGCATCGAAGATCCGCTGTCCCGGGTCTACGCCGAGGAAACCTTTCTCGCCCTGGTGATCAGCCTGGCGTGCTGGCTGGTCGGGCGACGCGTGGTCATCGATCGAACGGCACTGGCCGACACACGCCCGGCCCAGGACGATGACCCGTTGCTGTGGGGCGCCAACGTGCAGATGGGCGGTGGCCGTACCGAGATCGAGTTTGCTGCCGATTACCTGCGCTTGCCGGTGGTCCAGGACCTGGCGGCGCTGAAGACCTTCCTGCGCAGCGCACCGCAGTGGCTGGTGATTCGCTACCGCAACCAGAATGGACAGGTGGCTCAGGTGTACCGTTATCTGCGTGCCCGTCAGTACGGCCAGTGGCCGACCCTGCTGGCCATGGCCGAACGCCAGGGCCTGAGCCCCAGCAGCTTTCGCCGCCAGCTGGAGCGCGAGGGCCGTTCGTACCAGCAGATCAAGGATGAAGTGCGTCGGGCCATGGCCTTTGAGTGCCTGCGCCAGACGCACCTGAGTATTGCCGAAGTCGCCGAGCACACCGGCTTCCAGGAGCCCAGTGCGTTCCACCGGGCGTTCAAGAAGTGGACCGGCGAGAGCCCGGGCAGTTACCGCCAGCGCATGCTCAGTCCGGTAATTGCGCCGCCAGCTGCTTGA
- a CDS encoding catalase, whose product MSTRRFSGFTLGVLASAVLIASTAFAAPLTRDNGAPVGDNQNSQTAGSTGPTLLQDVQLIQKLQRFDRERVPERVVHARGTGAHGEFTASADISALTQAKVFTPGERTPVFVRFSSVVHGLHSPETLRDPRGFATRFYTTDGNWDLVGNNFPTFFIRDAIKFPDMVHAFKPDPRTNLGNDARRFDLLSHMPEATRTLTLLYSNEGTPLSYRHMDGNSVHAYKFVNRDGEITYVKFRWKTLQGQKNLSPGEVAKIQGHDFSHMTNDLVNSINRGDHPKWDLYIQTLKPEQLAGFDFDPLDPTKIWPDVPEQKVGQMVLNRNVGNFFQETEQVALAPSNLVPGIEPSEDRLLQGRLFSYADTQMYRVGANAAGLPINQPRVRINNANQDGALNSARSVSGVNYEPSRLMPRPPTESARYSQQPLSGSTQQQGIERQQNFKQAGELFRSYSANDRRDLINSFGGSLASSDDESKHLILAYLYKADPAYGKGVAKVAGGDLVRVKQLAAQLPD is encoded by the coding sequence ATGAGCACCCGACGTTTTTCAGGCTTTACGCTGGGCGTACTCGCCTCGGCCGTATTGATTGCCAGCACGGCATTCGCCGCCCCGCTAACTCGCGACAATGGCGCCCCGGTGGGCGACAACCAGAACTCGCAGACCGCTGGCAGTACCGGCCCCACCCTGCTGCAGGACGTGCAGTTGATCCAGAAGCTGCAGCGTTTTGATCGCGAGCGGGTGCCCGAGCGTGTGGTGCATGCCCGCGGTACCGGTGCCCATGGCGAGTTCACCGCCAGCGCCGATATTTCCGCACTGACCCAGGCCAAGGTATTCACCCCGGGGGAGCGAACCCCGGTGTTCGTGCGCTTCTCCTCGGTGGTGCACGGCCTTCATTCCCCGGAAACCCTGCGCGACCCGCGCGGCTTTGCCACACGTTTCTACACCACCGATGGCAACTGGGACCTGGTCGGCAATAACTTCCCGACCTTCTTCATTCGTGATGCCATCAAGTTCCCGGACATGGTTCACGCCTTCAAGCCCGACCCGCGCACCAACCTTGGCAACGACGCGCGCCGCTTCGACCTGCTCTCGCACATGCCTGAAGCCACCCGCACCCTGACGTTGCTCTACTCCAACGAAGGCACGCCGCTGAGCTACCGGCACATGGATGGCAACAGCGTGCATGCCTACAAGTTCGTCAACCGCGATGGCGAAATCACCTACGTGAAGTTTCGCTGGAAAACTCTGCAAGGTCAGAAAAACCTGAGCCCTGGCGAAGTGGCCAAGATTCAGGGGCATGACTTCAGCCACATGACCAACGACCTGGTCAATTCGATCAATCGTGGTGATCATCCGAAGTGGGACCTGTATATCCAGACGCTCAAGCCCGAGCAGCTCGCCGGTTTTGACTTCGACCCACTGGACCCGACCAAGATCTGGCCAGATGTGCCTGAACAAAAAGTCGGGCAGATGGTACTCAACCGCAATGTCGGCAACTTCTTCCAGGAAACCGAGCAGGTGGCCCTGGCGCCCTCCAACCTGGTGCCGGGCATCGAGCCTTCGGAAGACCGCCTGCTGCAAGGCCGGCTGTTCTCCTATGCCGACACCCAGATGTACCGGGTCGGCGCCAATGCCGCCGGTTTGCCAATCAATCAGCCCAGGGTCAGGATCAATAACGCCAATCAGGATGGTGCCCTTAACAGCGCGCGTAGTGTCAGCGGGGTCAACTACGAGCCCAGCCGCCTGATGCCACGCCCCCCGACCGAGTCGGCACGTTACAGCCAGCAACCCTTGAGCGGCAGCACCCAGCAGCAAGGCATCGAGCGTCAGCAGAACTTCAAACAGGCCGGCGAGCTGTTCCGCTCCTATAGCGCCAACGACCGCCGCGACCTGATCAATAGCTTCGGTGGCTCATTGGCCAGCAGCGACGACGAAAGCAAGCACCTCATCCTCGCGTACCTGTACAAGGCCGACCCTGCCTATGGCAAGGGCGTGGCCAAGGTTGCCGGTGGCGACCTGGTCAGGGTCAAGCAGCTGGCGGCGCAATTACCGGACTGA
- a CDS encoding dihydrodipicolinate synthase family protein, with protein sequence MSKTFHGIIGYTITPFSADGEQLDLEALGRSIERLIEGGVHAIAPLGSTGEGAYLSDLEWQQVAAFSLRQIAGRVPTIVSVSDLTTAGAIRRARFAQEHGADAVMVLPAAYWKLTEEEILEHYRAIGASIELPIMLYNNPATSGTDMSVELILRIVREVENVTMVKESTGDIQRMHKLQLLGEGKVPFYNGCNPLALEAFVAGASGWCTAAANLIPALNQQLYQAVQANDLGTAKAVFYRQLPLLEFILKGGLPATIKAGLGMTGLPVGEPRRPVFALDNAGQAHLQQLLKQML encoded by the coding sequence ATGTCCAAGACTTTTCACGGCATCATCGGCTACACCATCACCCCGTTCAGCGCCGACGGCGAACAGCTTGACCTCGAGGCCCTGGGCCGCTCGATCGAGCGCCTGATCGAGGGTGGCGTTCACGCCATTGCGCCACTGGGCAGCACCGGCGAAGGCGCCTACCTGAGCGATCTGGAATGGCAGCAGGTAGCCGCCTTCAGCCTGCGCCAGATCGCAGGGAGAGTACCGACCATCGTCAGCGTCTCCGACCTGACCACCGCCGGTGCCATTCGCCGCGCGCGCTTTGCCCAGGAACACGGCGCCGACGCGGTGATGGTGCTGCCGGCCGCCTACTGGAAGCTCACCGAGGAGGAGATACTCGAGCACTACCGGGCCATTGGCGCCAGCATCGAACTGCCGATCATGCTCTACAACAACCCGGCCACCAGCGGTACCGACATGTCGGTGGAGCTGATCCTGCGCATCGTGCGCGAGGTCGAAAACGTCACCATGGTCAAGGAGAGCACCGGCGACATCCAGCGCATGCACAAGCTGCAGCTACTGGGTGAAGGCAAGGTGCCGTTCTACAACGGCTGCAACCCGCTGGCCCTGGAAGCCTTCGTGGCCGGCGCCAGCGGCTGGTGCACCGCCGCTGCGAACCTGATCCCGGCCCTCAATCAGCAGCTTTACCAGGCCGTCCAGGCCAACGACCTGGGCACAGCCAAGGCGGTGTTCTACCGTCAATTGCCGCTGCTGGAGTTCATCCTCAAAGGTGGCCTGCCGGCAACCATCAAGGCCGGTCTGGGCATGACCGGTTTGCCGGTGGGTGAGCCGCGGCGGCCGGTATTTGCCCTCGACAACGCAGGTCAGGCGCACTTGCAACAACTGCTCAAACAAATGCTGTAG
- a CDS encoding aldolase, translated as MAKTMALPKDQLIQQALKQMQGSLADNTWTVREKLALTCRILFDNGHDSGLAGQISARGPQPGTFYTQQLGLGFDEITASNLLLVNEDLDVLEGQGMPNPANRFHSWVYRARPDVHCIIHTHPTHVAALSMLEVPLEVSHMDLCPLYDDCAFLEAWPGVPVGNEEGEIISAALGDKRAILLSHHGQLSTGASIEEACVIAQLIERAAKLQLLAMAAGSIKPIAPELGREAHDWISRPKRHSAAFNYYARQCLRVHGDCLN; from the coding sequence ATGGCCAAGACAATGGCACTCCCCAAGGACCAACTGATCCAGCAGGCCCTTAAGCAGATGCAAGGCTCGCTTGCCGATAATACGTGGACTGTGCGCGAAAAGCTGGCACTGACCTGCCGGATTCTGTTCGACAACGGCCACGACTCCGGCCTGGCCGGGCAGATCAGCGCCCGCGGCCCGCAGCCAGGCACCTTCTACACCCAGCAACTGGGCCTGGGCTTCGACGAAATCACCGCCAGCAACCTGTTGCTGGTCAACGAAGACCTGGACGTGCTCGAAGGCCAGGGCATGCCCAACCCGGCCAACCGCTTCCATAGCTGGGTGTACCGTGCCCGCCCGGATGTGCACTGCATCATCCACACCCACCCGACCCACGTCGCCGCCCTGTCGATGCTGGAAGTGCCACTTGAGGTCTCGCACATGGACCTGTGCCCGCTGTACGACGATTGCGCGTTCCTCGAGGCCTGGCCCGGCGTGCCGGTGGGCAACGAAGAAGGCGAGATCATCAGCGCCGCACTGGGCGACAAGCGCGCCATCCTGCTGTCGCACCACGGCCAGTTGTCGACCGGTGCCAGCATCGAGGAAGCCTGCGTGATTGCCCAGCTAATCGAGCGCGCCGCCAAGCTGCAACTGCTGGCCATGGCCGCCGGCAGCATCAAGCCGATCGCCCCTGAGCTGGGTCGTGAAGCCCACGACTGGATCTCCCGGCCCAAGCGCCACAGCGCCGCCTTCAACTACTATGCGCGCCAATGCCTGCGGGTACATGGCGACTGCCTGAACTGA